DNA sequence from the Sulfurimonas sediminis genome:
TTTTTCACTGCCCACCCTTCGAAATAATTTTTATTTAATAATTAGACTTCTTGCAAAACCCAGATATACCTCAGAGGGTAAACAAGTAGTAACCTAGCACAAAAAGAAGAGCTTTACTCTGCGTTAGATAACCCCAACCGTAGCTACAGCTACGCTTGAGAACATCTGCCTTGATTAAAACTCTTCTTTTTGTGCTGAGGCATATCTGGGTTTTGCAAGAAGTCTATTGTAATTATACCCTCTTTTTTAGAGTTTGATAATATAAGGTTTTTTAGATATAATTCTCCACTTTATAATTTAGGAAAATATATGACAACCAGTCTTTTACTTATAATTCAAATCGTCTTGGTCATCATCTTGGTCATAGCTGTGCTGTTGCAAAAAAGCTCAAGTATAGGCCTTGGTGCTTACAGTGGTTCAAATGAATCAGTTTTTGGTGCAAAAGGACCAAGCAGTTTCTTGGCAAAAACGACATTTACCATCGGCTTTTTGTTTGTTGTCAATACCATTACACTGGGATACATGTATTCTCAGTCTGCACAGTCTTCTGTGATAGACGAAATGGTTCCGACAACAAATGTCGCTGCTCCTGCAGTACCGGCGGCTTCGACTGCAAAACCGGAAACACCAAAAAAATAATCTTTTCAAGGAGAAAAACAGAATGTTGAACGAAATATTTAATGAATGTGAAACAAAAATGCAAGGCAGCATTGAACATATGCAAAGAGATTTCAAAACGCTTAGAACAGGTAAGGTCACAACTGCCGTACTGGACAATGTAAAAATTGACTATTACGGTACGCCTACACCTCTTGATCAGGTGGGTTCTGTTTTGGCAACCGATGCCACAACAATTGTCATTAATCCTTGGGAGAAAAATCTTTTATCAGATATCGAATCTGCCATCAATGCGGCCAATATCGGCGTAAATCCTAATAATGACGGAGAACAGATTAAACTTTTCTTTCCTGCCATGACAGTGGAGCAGCGTCAGGAATCTGTAAAAAAAATGAAAACTATGGGTGAAAATGCCAAAGTATCCATCAGAAATGACAGACGTGATGCCAACGACAAAATCAAAAAGCTTGAAAAAGAAAAAGAGATTACGCAGGATGAATCAAAATCCGCTCAGGACAATGTACAAAAGATTACAGACAAATATATCTCCAAAGTTGACAGCATCTTAAAAGAGAAAGAAGCTGAAATACTAAAGGTCTGATTCGTGGACATAAAAAAAATATATATGGATGCCGATGCTCTTTTAGAGGGACATTTCAAACTGAGCTCCGGCAATCATTCACAATTTTATCTTCAGTCTGCAAAAGTCCTGGAAGACCCTAAAACAGCAAAACTTTTAGCAGATGAACTTGCCAAGCAGATTAAAGCGAGCGGCCTGCAGGTTGATACTGTCTGCGCTCCGG
Encoded proteins:
- the frr gene encoding ribosome recycling factor, with the protein product MLNEIFNECETKMQGSIEHMQRDFKTLRTGKVTTAVLDNVKIDYYGTPTPLDQVGSVLATDATTIVINPWEKNLLSDIESAINAANIGVNPNNDGEQIKLFFPAMTVEQRQESVKKMKTMGENAKVSIRNDRRDANDKIKKLEKEKEITQDESKSAQDNVQKITDKYISKVDSILKEKEAEILKV
- the secG gene encoding preprotein translocase subunit SecG; protein product: MTTSLLLIIQIVLVIILVIAVLLQKSSSIGLGAYSGSNESVFGAKGPSSFLAKTTFTIGFLFVVNTITLGYMYSQSAQSSVIDEMVPTTNVAAPAVPAASTAKPETPKK